Proteins encoded in a region of the Flavobacteriaceae bacterium HL-DH10 genome:
- a CDS encoding family 43 glycosylhydrolase, producing the protein MDTTRTNNPIVEQRADPFVYKHTDGYYYFTASVPSYDCIELRRAKSINELQDAETFNVWYKHETGPMSQHIWAPEIHYLDGKWYVYFAASEVDDIWKLRPYVIECTGQNPLKDEWVELGQMQAADGDQKSFIDFSLDGTVFENKGKRYFCWAEKTGGQFAASNLYLAEMESPIKLKTAQFMLTTPDYDWERVDFWVNEGPAVIKNNGEIYITFSASATGACYCMGMMEADEDSDLLNRNSWKKSRHPVLETDYDKKIYGPGHNSFTVAEDGAPLSVYHARSYEKIVGDPLYDPNRHARVMEVKFDKVGRPIFEFY; encoded by the coding sequence ATGGACACAACTAGAACAAACAACCCAATAGTTGAGCAACGTGCTGATCCGTTTGTCTATAAACATACCGATGGATATTACTATTTTACAGCATCAGTACCAAGTTATGATTGCATAGAGCTTAGAAGAGCTAAAAGCATAAATGAATTACAAGATGCTGAAACTTTTAATGTTTGGTACAAGCACGAAACGGGACCAATGAGTCAGCATATTTGGGCACCAGAAATTCATTATTTAGATGGAAAGTGGTATGTTTATTTTGCAGCGAGTGAAGTTGATGATATTTGGAAATTAAGACCCTATGTAATAGAATGTACTGGTCAAAACCCTCTAAAAGACGAATGGGTTGAATTAGGACAAATGCAAGCCGCTGATGGTGATCAAAAATCATTTATAGATTTTTCATTAGACGGAACAGTATTCGAAAATAAAGGAAAAAGATATTTTTGTTGGGCAGAAAAAACTGGCGGACAATTTGCTGCGTCCAATTTGTATTTAGCCGAAATGGAATCGCCAATAAAACTTAAAACAGCTCAGTTTATGCTAACTACACCAGATTACGATTGGGAGCGTGTAGATTTCTGGGTAAATGAAGGACCAGCAGTTATAAAGAATAATGGTGAAATTTATATCACATTTTCTGCAAGTGCTACAGGAGCATGTTATTGCATGGGAATGATGGAAGCAGATGAGGATTCTGATTTATTAAACAGAAACTCATGGAAAAAATCAAGACACCCTGTACTTGAAACGGATTATGATAAGAAAATTTATGGTCCAGGACATAACAGTTTTACTGTAGCTGAAGATGGAGCACCTTTAAGTGTCTATCATGCTAGATCTTATGAAAAAATTGTTGGAGACCCATTGTATGACCCAAACAGACATGCGAGAGTTATGGAAGTGAAATTTGATAAGGTTGGAAGGCCCATATTTGAATTTTATTAA